A part of Streptomyces sp. NBC_01451 genomic DNA contains:
- a CDS encoding glutaredoxin family protein: MTPLFRRADRRAPQSRLVTLIRKPGCHLCDDAQGVVEKVCADLGVPWEQKDITQDEELNREYWEQIPVVLIDGAQHTFWRVNEERLRKALT; encoded by the coding sequence ATGACTCCCCTCTTCCGGCGCGCCGACCGTCGTGCGCCACAGTCCCGGCTCGTCACTCTCATCCGGAAGCCCGGTTGTCATTTGTGTGATGACGCACAGGGAGTTGTCGAGAAGGTGTGTGCCGATCTTGGGGTTCCGTGGGAACAGAAGGACATCACTCAGGACGAAGAACTCAACCGCGAGTACTGGGAACAGATCCCCGTGGTGCTCATCGACGGGGCCCAGCACACGTTCTGGCGCGTCAACGAAGAACGTCTTCGCAAAGCCCTCACATAG
- a CDS encoding redox-sensing transcriptional repressor Rex codes for MATGRTHRTATRSRGIPEATVARLPLYLRALTGLSERSVPTVSSEELAAAAGVNSAKLRKDFSYLGSYGTRGVGYDVEYLVYQISRELGLTQDWPVVIVGIGNLGAALANYGGFASRGFRVAALIDADPAMAGKPVAGIPVQHSDDLERIIADNGVSIGVIATPAGAAQPVCDRLVAAGVTSILNFAPTVLTVPDGVDVRKVDLSIELQILAFHEQRKAGEEADAAAAAAEAVADEAAPVVAAKVRGGSAGRGKGPDGDVPAVMPA; via the coding sequence GTGGCAACTGGCCGAACTCACCGAACGGCGACCCGCAGCCGAGGGATTCCCGAGGCCACCGTCGCCAGGCTTCCGCTGTACCTCCGTGCGCTGACCGGACTGTCGGAGCGCTCGGTGCCCACGGTCTCCTCCGAGGAACTGGCAGCCGCCGCGGGCGTCAACTCCGCGAAGCTGCGCAAGGACTTCTCCTACCTGGGCTCCTATGGGACACGTGGTGTCGGGTACGACGTCGAGTATCTCGTCTATCAGATCTCGCGTGAGCTCGGGCTGACCCAGGACTGGCCGGTAGTGATCGTCGGCATCGGTAATCTCGGCGCCGCACTCGCGAACTACGGCGGCTTCGCCTCCCGCGGATTCCGGGTGGCCGCCCTCATCGACGCCGATCCCGCGATGGCGGGAAAGCCCGTCGCCGGTATTCCGGTGCAGCACTCGGATGATCTGGAAAGGATCATCGCGGACAACGGTGTGTCCATTGGCGTTATCGCCACCCCCGCCGGTGCCGCCCAGCCCGTGTGCGACCGGCTCGTCGCAGCCGGCGTGACCTCCATTCTCAACTTCGCCCCCACCGTGCTGACCGTTCCGGACGGCGTCGACGTACGCAAGGTCGATCTCAGCATCGAGCTGCAGATCCTCGCCTTCCACGAGCAGCGCAAGGCGGGCGAGGAGGCCGACGCCGCGGCTGCCGCCGCCGAAGCCGTGGCGGACGAAGCCGCTCCGGTGGTTGCGGCCAAGGTGCGGGGCGGCAGCGCTGGTCGTGGCAAAGGGCCTGACGGGGATGTTCCCGCCGTGATGCCGGCATGA